Proteins from one Cicer arietinum cultivar CDC Frontier isolate Library 1 chromosome 3, Cicar.CDCFrontier_v2.0, whole genome shotgun sequence genomic window:
- the LOC105851289 gene encoding uncharacterized protein — translation MQAVKEKLQDMNAMRKVKAEAKAEEKAEKDLAKARMDIAHEVRLAKEAEAAMDLHVTKAGERAEKEIEKHTSTGQAASMETANGPIYTATETHRMDHH, via the exons aTGCAGGCTGTGAAGGAAAAGCTACAGGACATGAATGCCATGCGTAAGGTCAAGGCAGAAGCAAAGGCCGAAGAGAAG GCTGAGAAGGATCTTGCAAAAGCGAGAATGGACATAGCTCATGAGGTTAGATTGGCAAAAGAGGCTGAAGCAGCAATGGACTTACATGTGACAAAAGCAGGGGAGAGAGCAGAGAAAGAAATAGAGAAGCATACATCCACAGGTCAAGCTGCTTCGATGGAAACAGCGAATGGTCCCATATACACGGCTACTGAGACACATCGAATGGACCATCACTAG